A single window of Rubripirellula lacrimiformis DNA harbors:
- a CDS encoding carboxylesterase family protein, with the protein MITLRTAFGGLVASVLRSPWAWWMLLVTGTAFGGPVARAEQIFQLRNGMVLRGLMAEVPTLKEGFGAAAAGQANVSPIWLIDDGLRRVYIHGKGMTQGNPIDVADPTQGIDLWQPTPLGGKAVAGLGSILAVSPFNEYGRRLLTMRGPEGPVNVVQGIKELNSRYTKLSALKGNPSLLWDMRVATASIDSATLKRIFDRRIPADDLDAKLQTVRFFQDAKRFDDAKEALSAIEPFPADIDRDAMLIALTEQQAGQLLDEAKVRAAAGQYQLARGILSNFPTQAVGRITRIQVQDELKKLDDSAGEAAALSQLLRDHVAKLVPAQAEPLAGIVDEISQGLSPDTLSRLSDFSRLGKSEDVALDDRVALAIAGWLLGSGSGEQNLSVATALIKVRDLVAEYLGPADPLRRQAILETLATLEGAQPEYVDRMLPLLAPPLDWPAGSAVEGVDGFYSVDTERARYAIQLPPEYNPLRSYPCVLALHGAGGYAEDEIDWWAGAVRPDQVASQPAQQNGEPVLQDRQPTKSRLGHASRNGFIVVAPVWSRTGQAVYEYTPQEHERVLAAMRDAMRRASIDSDRIYISGHGEGGTAAWDMALAHPDLWAGMIPISGSPSKTVHHFELNARYLPMYIVMGELDAVRADGSIMDDYMSFNHDAMVVMYRGRGREPFFDEIPRLFEWMQSPAHRRRDPPQEIAVSTMRAGDQFFWWLELNDLKPDVQIDPILWSTASRIRSGKVNASIGTGNQVRISGPAERFTVMFRPQPGIDMADEIVVRAGNRPYRFQFDGSLEVLLEDARRRADRKRAFWFRATIP; encoded by the coding sequence ATGATCACTTTGCGAACGGCATTCGGTGGGCTCGTCGCTTCGGTGCTGCGATCGCCGTGGGCGTGGTGGATGCTGTTGGTGACTGGAACTGCATTCGGTGGTCCCGTGGCACGGGCGGAACAGATTTTTCAGCTTCGAAACGGGATGGTGCTGCGCGGTTTGATGGCCGAGGTTCCAACCCTGAAGGAAGGTTTTGGGGCCGCCGCGGCGGGCCAGGCCAATGTGTCGCCGATCTGGTTGATCGATGACGGACTGCGTCGTGTCTACATTCACGGCAAAGGAATGACGCAGGGGAATCCGATCGATGTCGCCGATCCAACGCAGGGGATCGACCTTTGGCAACCGACTCCGCTGGGCGGGAAAGCTGTCGCGGGTTTGGGGTCGATCTTGGCGGTCTCGCCGTTCAACGAATACGGGCGCCGACTGTTGACGATGCGTGGCCCCGAAGGCCCGGTGAACGTGGTCCAAGGGATCAAAGAACTGAATTCTCGCTACACCAAGTTGAGCGCGCTGAAGGGAAATCCGTCGTTGTTGTGGGATATGCGAGTCGCGACCGCGTCGATCGATTCAGCAACGCTGAAGCGGATCTTTGACAGACGCATCCCAGCCGATGATCTTGACGCGAAACTGCAGACAGTGCGTTTCTTCCAGGACGCGAAACGTTTTGATGACGCGAAAGAGGCTCTGTCTGCAATCGAGCCGTTCCCGGCGGACATCGATCGTGACGCGATGCTGATCGCGTTGACCGAACAACAGGCTGGCCAATTGTTGGACGAAGCCAAAGTTCGTGCGGCCGCCGGTCAGTACCAGTTGGCTCGCGGGATCCTTTCAAATTTCCCGACACAGGCCGTGGGGCGAATCACTCGTATCCAGGTCCAAGACGAACTGAAGAAACTGGACGATTCTGCTGGCGAAGCGGCCGCGTTGAGCCAGTTGCTGCGTGATCATGTTGCCAAGTTAGTGCCGGCCCAAGCCGAACCTCTGGCTGGCATCGTTGACGAAATCAGCCAGGGCCTGTCGCCTGACACGTTGTCTCGGCTGAGCGATTTTTCACGGTTGGGGAAATCCGAAGATGTCGCCTTGGATGATCGGGTGGCGTTGGCGATTGCGGGTTGGTTGTTGGGCAGTGGTTCGGGGGAACAGAATCTAAGCGTGGCTACCGCACTGATCAAAGTACGCGATTTGGTCGCCGAGTATCTGGGACCGGCCGATCCGCTTCGCCGCCAAGCGATCTTGGAAACTTTGGCGACCCTGGAAGGTGCCCAACCGGAATACGTTGATCGGATGCTGCCGTTGTTGGCGCCGCCGCTGGATTGGCCCGCAGGATCGGCTGTCGAAGGTGTTGACGGTTTTTACAGCGTCGATACCGAACGTGCACGGTACGCGATCCAGTTGCCGCCCGAATACAACCCACTGCGTTCCTATCCGTGCGTGTTGGCATTGCACGGTGCAGGCGGCTATGCCGAGGACGAAATCGATTGGTGGGCCGGCGCGGTTCGCCCGGACCAAGTGGCTAGCCAGCCAGCGCAGCAAAACGGCGAACCGGTCCTTCAAGATCGCCAACCCACCAAGTCACGACTGGGGCACGCTTCGCGCAACGGTTTCATCGTGGTCGCCCCGGTCTGGAGCCGCACCGGTCAGGCAGTCTACGAGTACACGCCGCAGGAACATGAACGAGTGTTGGCGGCGATGCGGGACGCGATGCGGCGGGCGTCGATCGATTCCGATCGGATCTACATCTCTGGCCATGGCGAAGGGGGAACGGCAGCGTGGGACATGGCGCTGGCGCACCCGGATCTATGGGCCGGCATGATTCCGATCAGCGGATCGCCGTCAAAGACCGTGCATCACTTTGAATTGAACGCTCGTTACCTGCCGATGTACATCGTGATGGGCGAATTGGACGCGGTTCGTGCCGACGGATCGATCATGGACGACTACATGTCTTTCAACCACGATGCGATGGTTGTGATGTATCGTGGCCGTGGCCGCGAACCATTCTTTGACGAAATCCCGAGACTGTTTGAATGGATGCAGTCGCCTGCCCATCGTCGTCGTGATCCGCCCCAAGAAATCGCGGTTTCGACGATGCGAGCCGGGGACCAATTCTTTTGGTGGTTAGAACTGAACGATCTGAAGCCCGACGTGCAAATCGATCCGATCCTGTGGTCGACCGCATCACGAATTCGATCCGGCAAAGTCAACGCTTCGATTGGAACGGGCAATCAAGTTCGTATCAGCGGGCCGGCGGAACGGTTCACCGTGATGTTCCGACCCCAGCCGGGAATCGACATGGCTGACGAGATCGTGGTTCGCGCGGGCAATCGGCCCTATCGGTTCCAGTTTGATGGATCGTTGGAAGTATTGCTGGAAGATGCGCGTCGCCGGGCGGATCGAAAGCGGGCATTTTGGTTTCGAGCCACCATTCCCTAG
- a CDS encoding RNA polymerase sigma factor — protein sequence MDESNAALVEQFFACDEQAFDKLVGRHHSLVFRVCLRMLGHRQDAEDATQETFSRMARYLSRWDQRRPLEPWLVTIAGNRCRSLIAGKQRRHVFPLADDPATTSAAEQQNADQLAEEVGLALAQLPAEQRMAFELFHQQSMGYADIAAKMGRPVGTIKTWVHRTRNHLIESLCQREVLSANGGVS from the coding sequence ATGGACGAGTCCAACGCCGCCTTGGTCGAACAGTTCTTTGCCTGTGACGAACAAGCGTTTGACAAGTTGGTCGGACGCCATCATTCGTTGGTGTTCCGCGTTTGTCTGCGGATGCTAGGTCATCGACAAGATGCCGAAGACGCCACTCAAGAAACGTTTTCGCGGATGGCCAGGTATTTAAGCCGGTGGGACCAGCGGCGTCCCTTGGAACCGTGGTTGGTGACGATCGCTGGGAATCGTTGCCGTTCTTTGATCGCTGGAAAACAGCGACGTCATGTTTTCCCGCTTGCCGACGATCCGGCAACCACGTCCGCCGCTGAACAGCAAAATGCTGATCAGTTGGCCGAAGAAGTGGGGCTGGCGCTGGCACAACTGCCGGCCGAACAGCGGATGGCGTTTGAACTGTTCCACCAGCAGTCGATGGGGTACGCCGACATTGCAGCGAAGATGGGACGGCCCGTCGGCACGATCAAAACGTGGGTCCATCGTACTCGCAACCACCTGATCGAATCGCTTTGTCAGCGAGAGGTTCTTTCGGCCAACGGAGGTGTATCGTGA
- a CDS encoding lipoate--protein ligase family protein — translation MSLDEGRLIDLAAGDAAENMSLDQAMLESVDQGGPPTLRLYRWRKPTLSLGYFQRYADRKQHSESSQCVCVRRGSGGGAILHDSELTYSLAWPIDPRQTGANTRLYRLTHDAIARAIAEFGLRAVPHSVAGRNDISSGLAASAESGQADRDDNPARSVAEKRPDPFLCFQRRTADDLIVSGYKVLGSAQRKGKRAVLQHGSLLVRASPFAPELPGIWDLGGATDSVQQIAACVASNLSQTLQIAWNKAPFSRAEVVAAQKIAQDRYDNPDWLARR, via the coding sequence ATGTCGTTGGACGAGGGTCGACTGATCGATTTAGCGGCTGGCGATGCGGCCGAGAATATGTCGCTGGATCAGGCCATGTTGGAATCCGTCGATCAGGGTGGACCGCCGACATTGCGTTTGTACCGATGGCGAAAACCGACGTTGTCGCTGGGTTATTTCCAGCGATACGCCGACCGGAAACAACACTCGGAAAGCAGCCAGTGTGTTTGCGTGCGTCGAGGGTCGGGCGGCGGTGCGATCCTTCACGATTCCGAATTGACCTACAGTTTGGCTTGGCCGATTGACCCTCGGCAAACCGGTGCCAATACGCGGCTGTATCGTCTGACCCACGATGCGATTGCCCGTGCGATCGCTGAATTTGGGCTGCGAGCGGTGCCCCACTCGGTTGCCGGAAGAAACGACATTTCGTCTGGATTGGCAGCGTCCGCGGAGTCGGGCCAAGCCGATCGGGATGACAATCCGGCACGATCAGTGGCCGAAAAACGCCCCGATCCGTTTCTTTGTTTCCAGCGGCGTACGGCTGATGACCTGATTGTCAGCGGGTACAAAGTGCTGGGCAGCGCCCAGCGAAAAGGCAAACGGGCGGTGTTGCAGCATGGCAGTCTGTTGGTTCGGGCCAGTCCTTTTGCCCCTGAATTGCCGGGGATCTGGGATTTAGGTGGGGCAACCGATTCGGTCCAGCAAATCGCCGCGTGCGTGGCCAGCAATCTGTCGCAGACTCTGCAGATCGCTTGGAACAAGGCTCCGTTTAGCCGGGCTGAAGTCGTCGCGGCCCAAAAGATCGCACAGGATCGTTACGATAATCCGGATTGGCTTGCCCGTCGTTAG
- the gcvT gene encoding glycine cleavage system aminomethyltransferase GcvT, with product MTDSLQFTPLDTWHRQAGAKMVPFAGYEMPIQYSSIVTEHHACRNSAALFDVSHMGRLRFDGDGSELLLDRLLTRRVSDLKLGRVRYGLICNDEGGILDDVLVSNLETPSQRRFHLMVVNASNRQKIIDWITPILDDFPTVTMSDRTPLTAMIAVQGPKAIDVCKRLFKFDPSRLKYYQAAITDQFAKPAIISRTGYTGEDGFELVVRAEEATRVWENLMLVGRDEGFVAAGLGARDTLRMEAAMPLYGHELNETIDPITAGLSFACTLENHSFIGEEAIRKVAADGPAQVRIGLLPEGKRPAREGSDVLTAEGQKIGTVTSGGPSPTLGHPIAMAYVDAQHAALSNYQIDIRGKVVAAKPTALPFYRRPAAAS from the coding sequence ATGACAGATTCGCTCCAGTTCACTCCCTTGGATACTTGGCACCGTCAGGCCGGGGCCAAAATGGTGCCCTTCGCCGGGTACGAGATGCCGATCCAGTATTCGTCGATCGTGACCGAACACCACGCCTGTCGAAATTCAGCGGCGCTCTTCGACGTGTCGCACATGGGGCGGCTGCGGTTCGACGGTGATGGCAGCGAATTATTGTTGGACCGACTGCTGACGCGACGCGTTTCCGATTTGAAGCTCGGTCGGGTTCGCTATGGTTTGATCTGCAACGATGAAGGCGGCATCCTGGACGATGTGCTGGTTTCGAATCTAGAAACCCCGTCACAGCGGCGTTTCCATCTGATGGTGGTCAACGCATCGAACCGGCAAAAGATCATCGATTGGATCACGCCGATTCTGGATGATTTCCCGACCGTGACGATGTCGGACCGGACGCCCCTGACGGCCATGATCGCAGTCCAAGGTCCCAAGGCGATCGACGTTTGCAAACGGTTGTTCAAGTTTGATCCCAGTCGGCTGAAGTACTATCAGGCAGCCATCACCGACCAGTTCGCCAAGCCTGCGATCATCAGCCGGACCGGATACACCGGCGAAGACGGGTTCGAATTGGTGGTCCGCGCCGAGGAAGCCACGCGAGTTTGGGAAAACCTGATGCTGGTCGGACGCGACGAGGGCTTTGTCGCCGCCGGGTTGGGTGCCCGCGATACGCTGCGGATGGAAGCCGCGATGCCGCTGTACGGACACGAACTGAACGAAACGATCGATCCGATCACCGCAGGATTGTCGTTCGCCTGTACGCTAGAAAACCATAGTTTTATCGGCGAAGAGGCGATCCGAAAGGTTGCCGCCGATGGTCCCGCCCAGGTGCGCATCGGACTGTTGCCTGAAGGAAAGCGTCCCGCCCGCGAGGGGTCGGATGTGTTGACCGCCGAGGGTCAGAAGATCGGGACGGTCACCAGCGGTGGTCCATCGCCGACTTTGGGACACCCGATCGCGATGGCTTACGTTGACGCACAGCACGCGGCATTGTCGAATTACCAGATCGACATTCGTGGCAAGGTGGTCGCGGCCAAGCCCACTGCCCTGCCCTTTTATCGCCGGCCCGCTGCTGCGTCCTAA
- a CDS encoding magnesium chelatase, with translation MNAIMAPPQATTLAELLESGWESKSVKQEIRDNFTRMLAAGEELFPGMIGYEDTVIPEINLALLAGHDMLFLGEKGQGKSRMMRMLTRFLDPWIPYIDHPDLPIHEDPTKPITSRGKRLIAELDPSDIKIAWWNRDQRYAERLSPGTKFADIIGEIDPAKLTGGVSMSAEEALSFGLIPRMHRGIFAMNELPELDELVQVGLFNILEERDVQIRGYPIQFDIDVVILFSANPSTYNRSGKVIPQLKDRIGTIVQTHYPAERDQGIEILQQEVGQQLDGDYPVSVPYFMYQVVEEITNQARKSKYIDQASGVSARFSLANFRTIVASARQRGIVHNEKPAVPRISDLGHLYASSLGKLELDLMGTHQMSERQVLDAVVAEAIRVVFGEYVEEHGLADIAEIFRGGVRIEVGDMLPSSDYAQRLKSVPPAWDKAFEVNAGENEAVRAACVEFVLAGLYSLDKISRSQRHGKIQYDV, from the coding sequence ATGAACGCCATCATGGCTCCCCCCCAAGCAACCACACTCGCAGAACTGCTCGAAAGCGGCTGGGAATCCAAGTCGGTCAAGCAAGAGATCCGTGACAACTTCACTCGCATGTTGGCCGCTGGCGAAGAACTGTTTCCCGGAATGATCGGCTATGAAGACACGGTCATCCCCGAAATCAATCTGGCGTTGTTGGCCGGCCACGACATGCTGTTCCTGGGCGAGAAGGGGCAAGGCAAGAGCCGCATGATGAGGATGTTGACGCGGTTCTTGGATCCCTGGATTCCGTACATCGACCATCCGGATTTGCCGATTCACGAGGACCCGACGAAGCCAATCACTTCGAGGGGCAAACGTTTGATCGCCGAACTGGATCCATCAGACATCAAGATCGCTTGGTGGAACCGCGACCAACGTTATGCCGAACGTCTTAGCCCCGGAACCAAGTTCGCAGATATCATTGGCGAGATCGATCCGGCGAAGCTGACGGGCGGTGTCAGTATGAGTGCGGAAGAGGCTTTGTCGTTCGGGTTGATCCCGCGAATGCATCGCGGCATCTTTGCGATGAACGAGCTGCCCGAACTGGATGAATTGGTTCAGGTGGGGTTGTTCAATATTTTGGAGGAACGCGACGTCCAGATCCGCGGCTATCCAATCCAATTTGATATCGACGTCGTGATCTTATTCTCGGCCAACCCTTCGACCTACAACCGCAGCGGCAAGGTGATCCCGCAATTGAAAGACCGTATCGGCACGATCGTGCAGACGCACTATCCAGCCGAACGGGACCAAGGGATCGAAATCCTGCAGCAAGAGGTCGGGCAACAGCTTGACGGCGACTATCCGGTGTCGGTGCCTTACTTCATGTACCAAGTGGTCGAAGAGATCACCAACCAGGCACGCAAAAGTAAGTACATCGATCAGGCTTCGGGTGTGTCCGCTCGGTTTTCCCTGGCGAACTTTCGCACCATCGTTGCATCAGCTCGTCAGCGTGGAATTGTCCACAACGAAAAACCGGCAGTGCCACGCATCAGCGATCTTGGGCATCTGTATGCCAGTTCGCTGGGCAAGTTGGAATTGGATTTGATGGGGACGCATCAGATGAGCGAACGGCAGGTGCTGGACGCCGTCGTTGCCGAAGCAATTCGAGTCGTCTTTGGCGAGTACGTCGAAGAGCACGGGTTGGCGGACATCGCTGAAATCTTTCGTGGCGGTGTCCGTATCGAAGTCGGTGACATGTTGCCCAGCAGCGACTATGCCCAGCGGCTGAAAAGTGTTCCGCCGGCTTGGGACAAGGCGTTCGAAGTGAACGCGGGCGAGAACGAGGCTGTGCGGGCAGCCTGTGTCGAATTTGTGTTGGCTGGTTTGTATAGCTTGGACAAAATCAGTCGCAGCCAGCGGCATGGCAAAATCCAGTACGACGTCTGA
- the arsS gene encoding arsenosugar biosynthesis radical SAM (seleno)protein ArsS (Some members of this family are selenoproteins.), producing MRSLLPIIDAGLPTGVVPPFQQTMATVGPPLTRRAITELQINLGKLCNQTCTHCHVEAGPTKKRENMGAETADRIIELSRSCQSLNTVDLTGGAPEMNPHFRRLVESFRSRGIRVIDRCNLTILSQPGYEWAADFLAQHNVDVVASLPCYLEDNVDGQRGDGVFLKSIAGLHQLNALGYGKGDPQRRLDLVFNPTGPSLPPDQHSLETDYKRELKQRFDIDFDHLLCITNIPIKRYATYLAKRGKLDDYMRLLADNFNPAAAEQVMCRSLVSISWDGQIFDCDFNQMLEIPISGGTPTTIWDVESIQDFVDRPIAIADHCYGCTAGAGSSCGGAVIT from the coding sequence ATGCGTTCACTGTTACCCATCATTGACGCCGGTTTGCCGACCGGAGTGGTCCCGCCGTTCCAACAAACCATGGCAACGGTCGGCCCGCCGCTGACCCGGCGTGCGATCACGGAACTACAGATCAACCTTGGCAAACTGTGCAATCAGACCTGCACGCACTGCCATGTCGAAGCCGGCCCCACCAAAAAACGCGAAAACATGGGGGCCGAAACGGCAGATCGAATCATCGAACTTTCCCGATCATGCCAATCGCTGAACACGGTCGACTTGACCGGCGGCGCCCCCGAGATGAACCCTCACTTCCGCAGGCTGGTCGAATCGTTTCGCAGCCGCGGCATCCGGGTGATCGATCGCTGCAATCTGACGATCCTGTCGCAACCGGGTTACGAGTGGGCCGCTGATTTCTTGGCTCAACACAACGTGGATGTCGTCGCGTCGTTGCCCTGTTACCTCGAAGACAACGTGGACGGCCAACGCGGGGATGGTGTGTTTTTGAAAAGCATCGCTGGGCTGCATCAACTCAATGCACTCGGCTACGGCAAAGGCGATCCCCAGCGCAGACTAGACCTGGTCTTCAACCCCACCGGTCCCTCGCTGCCGCCCGACCAACATTCGCTAGAAACGGATTACAAACGCGAACTGAAGCAACGTTTCGACATCGACTTTGATCATCTGTTGTGCATCACCAACATCCCGATCAAACGTTACGCGACCTACTTAGCCAAACGCGGCAAGCTGGACGATTACATGCGACTGTTGGCGGACAACTTCAATCCGGCGGCGGCCGAACAAGTGATGTGCCGATCACTGGTTTCGATCAGTTGGGATGGCCAGATCTTCGACTGTGATTTCAACCAAATGCTAGAGATCCCCATCAGTGGCGGCACACCAACCACGATCTGGGATGTCGAATCGATCCAAGACTTTGTCGACCGCCCGATCGCCATCGCCGACCACTGTTACGGATGCACCGCCGGTGCGGGCAGTAGTTGCGGCGGCGCTGTGATCACGTAA
- a CDS encoding FHA domain-containing protein translates to MQVKLKVLTGSHEGKEIAVSSEKFLVGRSEVCQLRPKSESVSRKHCIIVLKDNRVLVQDLKSRNGTFVNDKRLPVDKAKVLKGGDELRIGKLLFEVVIEHGLQAAKKPEVADVGDAAARTVEAGSQDSRFEAVDVGDWLDEADQIDRVRKLSDPETRQFHLDQSVDSADSGDPSSDNKDSDGDSTDLSVSESTTAKKRPDKKKKQAPGKLPADMKKAMTDNSRDAADNALKRFFSGR, encoded by the coding sequence ATGCAGGTGAAGCTGAAGGTCCTAACCGGGAGTCACGAAGGCAAGGAAATTGCCGTCTCTAGCGAGAAATTTCTGGTTGGACGTAGCGAAGTATGCCAATTGCGCCCTAAGAGCGAATCGGTCAGTCGCAAGCACTGCATCATCGTCTTGAAGGACAATCGCGTTCTGGTTCAAGACTTGAAGAGTCGCAATGGGACGTTCGTCAACGACAAACGTTTGCCCGTCGACAAAGCCAAAGTACTCAAAGGTGGCGACGAACTTCGAATCGGCAAATTGCTATTCGAGGTTGTCATCGAACATGGCCTGCAAGCGGCCAAGAAACCCGAAGTCGCGGACGTCGGTGATGCCGCTGCTCGTACCGTCGAAGCCGGATCGCAAGACAGTCGGTTCGAAGCCGTCGATGTTGGCGATTGGTTGGACGAAGCCGATCAGATTGACCGTGTCCGCAAATTGTCCGATCCCGAAACCCGACAATTCCATTTGGATCAGAGCGTCGATTCGGCGGACTCTGGGGATCCAAGTTCGGACAACAAAGATTCCGATGGTGACAGCACGGACCTGTCCGTCAGCGAGTCAACGACGGCAAAGAAACGGCCCGACAAAAAGAAAAAACAAGCACCGGGCAAACTGCCTGCCGATATGAAGAAGGCGATGACGGACAATTCACGTGATGCCGCCGACAACGCGTTGAAGCGGTTCTTCAGCGGTCGCTAA
- a CDS encoding TIM barrel protein, whose amino-acid sequence MKRREFLQGPALGACSAALVAGAACADETSPDSAARDDAGSAGTSRRRVRQSVMGWCFKDTPPVELAKHCQRIGLEAIEGIGSADYDAVTKMGVKISLVSSHGFAKGPLDPENHAMVEAKLRDGIDLAVRYGAPNVITFTGMAKAGISDAAARKNCLAAWKRVIPYAEQKGIGIVLEHLNSKDDSHPMKGHPGYWGDDLHLCADLVQAVGSPRFQLLFDIYHVQIMNGDLIRNVNRYHEIVGHYHTAGNPGRGELDDSQEIQYPAVIRAIMNTGYDGYIAQEFIPTSADPIASLEQAFTVCDV is encoded by the coding sequence ATGAAACGTCGTGAATTTTTGCAAGGCCCGGCCTTGGGAGCTTGCTCTGCTGCACTGGTGGCCGGCGCCGCGTGTGCCGATGAAACGTCCCCCGATTCGGCGGCCCGCGATGACGCTGGATCGGCTGGAACTTCGCGTCGGCGTGTCCGGCAATCCGTGATGGGGTGGTGTTTCAAAGATACGCCACCGGTTGAACTCGCCAAGCACTGCCAGCGAATCGGGCTCGAGGCCATCGAAGGGATTGGTTCGGCCGACTACGACGCGGTGACCAAAATGGGGGTCAAGATTTCGCTGGTCAGCAGTCATGGATTTGCCAAAGGCCCACTGGATCCCGAAAACCACGCGATGGTCGAGGCGAAGCTGCGCGATGGGATCGATTTGGCAGTCCGCTATGGGGCCCCCAACGTGATCACGTTCACCGGCATGGCCAAAGCAGGGATTTCGGACGCCGCGGCTCGCAAAAATTGCCTGGCGGCATGGAAACGCGTCATTCCCTATGCCGAACAAAAGGGGATTGGGATTGTCTTGGAACATCTGAACAGCAAGGACGATTCGCACCCTATGAAGGGGCACCCCGGTTACTGGGGTGACGACCTCCATTTGTGTGCCGATTTGGTCCAGGCTGTCGGTTCGCCAAGATTCCAGTTGCTATTTGATATCTATCATGTGCAAATCATGAACGGTGATTTGATCCGGAATGTGAACCGCTATCACGAGATTGTGGGGCATTATCACACCGCCGGGAATCCTGGCCGCGGAGAACTAGACGATTCTCAAGAAATCCAATATCCAGCAGTGATTCGTGCGATAATGAACACGGGATACGATGGCTACATCGCCCAAGAGTTCATTCCGACTTCCGCGGATCCGATCGCCTCGCTAGAGCAAGCATTCACGGTATGTGACGTTTGA
- the gcvH gene encoding glycine cleavage system protein GcvH encodes MSRDPSQLLYAETHEWADLVTDADQSIATVGISAFAIEQLNDLVYMDLPEVGKAVVAGEEFGEVESVKAVSPLYSPVTGEVIEVHADLPDQLDQLNDDPYNFGWILKVKLADNDGRDRLMDHAAYEKQCADAG; translated from the coding sequence ATGTCTCGTGACCCATCCCAATTGTTGTATGCCGAAACCCACGAGTGGGCGGACTTGGTGACGGATGCAGATCAGTCGATCGCCACGGTCGGTATTTCGGCGTTTGCTATCGAACAGCTGAACGATTTGGTTTACATGGATTTGCCCGAGGTCGGCAAAGCCGTGGTTGCCGGCGAAGAATTCGGCGAGGTTGAATCGGTCAAAGCGGTCAGCCCGCTGTACAGCCCGGTGACGGGGGAAGTGATCGAAGTCCACGCCGATCTGCCGGATCAATTGGACCAGCTGAACGACGATCCCTACAACTTCGGTTGGATTCTGAAGGTCAAATTGGCTGATAACGATGGACGTGATCGTTTGATGGACCACGCTGCCTACGAAAAACAATGTGCGGATGCGGGCTAG
- a CDS encoding methyltransferase domain-containing protein yields MNTEQAVRQRYSAAAEAREAELCCPVDYDAKYLKVIPQEVIDRDYGCGDPSKYVRAGETVLDLGSGGGKICFIASQVVGAAGKVIGVDMNDVMLELARRSQTAVAAAVGYDNVHFCKGKIQDMAIDRDAVDAYLKEQPVSDEAGLQRLESFIAEMRTQRPMIADNSVDVVVSNCVLNLVDSAEKAALFAEIFRVLKPGGRAVISDIVSDQPVPIQMQRDPVLWSGCISGALEERQFMDAFADAGFHGIEMPVLQKEAWQKVQGIEFRSATVIAYKGSPITDGPCEDAVIYRGPFSEVVDDQGQRFLRGQRSPTTRGTRMRMIAEPYASSFIGLMSATESDAAGETPAETDTAPSAKATQRPSTVIGLNIIGDDCCGSDGCC; encoded by the coding sequence ATGAACACCGAACAAGCCGTCCGCCAACGATACTCTGCCGCTGCCGAAGCTCGTGAAGCCGAACTGTGTTGCCCGGTGGATTATGACGCAAAGTACTTGAAGGTGATCCCTCAGGAAGTGATCGACCGTGACTACGGCTGCGGTGATCCATCGAAATACGTCCGCGCGGGCGAGACGGTTTTGGACTTGGGCAGCGGTGGCGGAAAGATCTGTTTCATCGCATCCCAAGTGGTCGGCGCCGCCGGCAAAGTCATCGGCGTCGACATGAATGACGTCATGCTGGAACTGGCCCGCCGCAGCCAAACCGCCGTCGCGGCGGCAGTGGGCTATGACAACGTGCATTTCTGCAAAGGCAAGATCCAGGACATGGCGATCGACCGCGATGCCGTCGACGCTTACTTGAAGGAACAACCGGTTAGCGACGAAGCCGGACTCCAGCGTCTGGAATCATTCATCGCCGAAATGCGGACGCAGCGGCCCATGATTGCGGACAATTCCGTCGACGTGGTCGTCAGTAACTGTGTGTTGAACCTGGTCGATTCAGCCGAGAAGGCAGCCTTGTTCGCCGAGATCTTTCGTGTTCTGAAACCGGGCGGCCGAGCGGTCATCAGCGACATCGTCAGCGACCAACCGGTCCCGATTCAAATGCAGCGGGATCCGGTACTGTGGAGCGGTTGCATCTCCGGCGCGTTGGAAGAACGTCAGTTCATGGACGCGTTCGCAGACGCAGGCTTTCATGGCATCGAGATGCCCGTGCTGCAGAAAGAGGCGTGGCAGAAAGTCCAAGGAATCGAATTCCGATCCGCCACGGTGATCGCTTACAAGGGATCCCCCATCACCGATGGCCCCTGCGAAGATGCGGTCATCTATCGAGGCCCGTTCAGTGAAGTCGTCGACGATCAAGGGCAACGTTTCCTGCGCGGCCAACGATCGCCAACCACGCGTGGGACTCGAATGCGGATGATCGCAGAACCCTACGCATCATCGTTCATCGGATTGATGTCCGCGACAGAGTCCGATGCCGCCGGCGAAACACCAGCGGAAACGGACACAGCCCCGTCCGCAAAAGCCACCCAACGCCCGAGCACCGTCATCGGATTGAACATCATCGGCGATGATTGTT